GTAACCCATTCTGATGAAGAGGCTTACATTATTACCCTGGGCCCTTCTTCAATGGAGAATCAAACAGagcttcctctctgtcctcagcaAATTCCATGCCATTACAATACTCTGAGAATTGTGTCTCTTAAACAACTTCGGTGTTGTAATCTTTGCCCCAGAGAATATTTGCCAAAAATGACTTCAGAAATCAGTTTTTAAATACTGGACAATTTTTATCATAAGGCTTTTTTTTGGCGCCGGGGGGGGGGGATGGTCCATTTGTCACATAAGTGTCTTGAAATGCAGAACTTCTGACATGGAGAAGAATGTTTTTGCTCCTCTGTGCAACTAAGGATTGAACACCTTTGCTACTGTACATTGCTTTAGGTTTCTTCAGATAAACTCTGGGGAAAGTAACATGACCCCAAAATACCATGATAAATTGTGTGACAAGAACTAAAGGTTCATGGATTTCAATGAATTTTGGAATGAACTGGAGGATGTGTGACATCTGTAGGTGGGGTTGGAGCATTGCAGTCTTGAGGAACATGAGGACATGGATAAAGTTGAGGAGGAAAAGACAATTGTTGTCAAGTCTATGGTAAACATTATGTTCACAGGGCTACATTATAATTTTTAGCTTAGAGTTGGAATATGCAGTATTGTGAATGATTAATTGATATCATTACAGGATGGGCTTACCCCTCTGATGCTAGCACTCCAAGAAAGGAAACTCCACATTGCAGACTACCTAATCATACATGGGACAAATATTCATGTACGTGATAGTCATCAAAGGtactgtattttgattttttaaaacactatttgtgttttaaagtaGTTTAGAATAGTAAAAATAATTGACTTCAAAATATTATGGGAATATACTAGAAAATGTCAATAAAACATCAGTTGCATATctgaaaaatatctatttcatAAATGATTATAGGAAAATATGATATATAGTCCAGTTTATATTCTCTATTGTAATGAgatgcttttattatttaaatttctattttgacTGGCATATGATCTCATATGAGTTGATAGAAATTAcattagattttatatttatagcaTCAGTTCCAAAGTTGTCCGTTTTGCAGTTACACAACCTTGTGAACACCTTTTAATTTCCTAATACTTTTTGGTGGTGTGCAAAGAAAGAAGCAACACATGAATGATAGTTGTAATATGTGCACATATTAGTATCAATATGTGAAAACACACATTATTTTGACTACTAAAATTATTTGATAATAGTATTACTATTGTTTTATCCAAATAAAAATCCCCTTTTTGACAGTGGATTAGAGTAGGAAAGGAAATGACATTCTTCTTTATatgaatctttcttttcttctggtaAATGGTCTCCACATAGTTATTCACcacaaacaatttaaaatatgacttcTGCTATATAAAGTGCCAAAAGGGGGTAGAAAagtttcatgcttttttttttctccttttagcgTTGGACTTACTTTATAAATCTGAACTCTTTGCTTTTAAGATGCTTAAATATACTTTGTTAATGTTTGATTATACACATGCAGGTCTTATAGTGATTTGGTAAAATATATAAAGTCACTGttcaaataatttaaacatcTCTGTCATTCTAGAACAACACTCATGTATGGAGTTAAATGGGATTGTCCAGGCATTGTTGAGCTTTTATTGAAGAGAGGTGTTGATCACACCTTAAGGGATGAATTCAGATGGAGTGCACTGCAGTATGCCGTTGTGGGGAAACGCAAAGTGTAAGTAAAAGAGTTAAAGTGTTAATTGACACTGTATGTAGGCATGAAATATATACCAATGTCATATTTTAACCAGGTgtgaaatcattattttaatacttttggAATAGAAGCACTTTAATCAACTCGACATTCCATGGAACAGGCAAAGGGATAGATTGATCAGAAAAAGCAATGGATGCAGGAGAGTATCTCAAGGCTGAGGTTGCCCAACACCCTACATGGTCCCTCAGTACAAGAAAGTAAAAACACTTACATATATCAGTTGGATGTGGCAGACATGAGGAAAACTTAGGAAGCAGTTATTCATGGGTATTAAATGCTTGTGCTTCAGCCTGGTGTTGCTGAAAGTTGACTATCAGGTTGTACCTACTGATTgtgatctctgagtttttatcatAATAATCACGGAACCACGAGAACTGTGTAGTTCACATGCCCGTTTGTATTTGTAAATTCAGATTTTCTCCTCTTGAAGCTGAGATTCTTAAGATTCCCCAAAGCCATTGCTAGGCATATGAACCTTATCATTTATTCAAAACATTTCCAGTATCCTAGAACACCATCACACCATGGTATTTTTGAGAAGTTTTGTTTCTATGCCATCAAATGGGTTTATGGATTCACTAACTATCACATGAAGCCAAACACTtgcagaaagaagacagagtctttCTTTTGTAGTAGTCCATATGCAAGGGTGCCTTCACATGGTCCTCTGTCCATAATCTGTGTTTGACAGAGCTCTAGCTCCTTTCTTAGGGAATGTGAAAGGGAGTGATTGGTACCAAGTGCTTCTTCCCTATCAAGGAACATTTAAAAACCCTTGAGTTTCCAGCCCAGGCTCTCTCAGCCCTGCACGGTGCCGTGCGCTGCTCGTGTTTCATCTCCCAGTCGCGGAGAGTCGCTGCCGCTGCGGAGTGGGCGTTCGGTTTTCGGGTCGTCATGGCTGGCTACGAATACATGAGCCCGGAGCAGCTGGCCGGCTTTGACAAGTACAAGTACAGTGCTTTGGATACCAACCCGCTCTCTCTGTATGTCATGCATCCGTTTTGGAACACTATAGTGAAGGTATTTCCTGCTTGGCTGGCTCCCAATCTTATAACCTTTTCTGGATTTCTGCTGGTTGTGTTCAATTTCCTACTTTTGACATACTTCGATCCTGTCTTTTATGCTTCAGCACCAGGTCACAAGCATGTGCCTGACTGGGTTTGGATTGTTGTGGGCATCCTCAACTTCGTAGCCTACACTCTAGATGGAGTAGATGGGAAACAAGCATGCAGAACCAATTCCAGCACCCCTTTAGGGGAACTTTTTGACCACGGCCTGGATAGTTGGTCATGTGTTTACTTTGTTGTGACTGTGTACTCCATCTTTGGACGAGGACCCACTGGtgtcagtgtttttgttctttatcTCCTGCTCTgggtagttttgttttctttcatcctGTCTCACTGGGAAAAGTATAACACAGGCGTTCTTTTCCTGCCCTGGGGATATGACATTAGCCAAGTGACGATTTCCTTTGTCTACATAGTGACTGCGGTGCTGGGAGTTGAGGCCTGGTATGAACCTTTCCTGTTTAATTTCTTATATAGAGACCTATTCACTGCAATGATTATTGGCTGTGCATTATGTGTTACTCTTCCAATGAGTTTAGTGAACTTTTTTAGAAGTTATAAAAGCAACACTCTGAAACACAACTCCATTTATGAAGTCATGGTTCCCTTCTTCTCGCCATGTCTGCTCTTCACTTTGTCCACAGTGTGGGTCCTCCGGTCTCCTTCAGATATTTTAGAAATTCACCCTAGAATATTCTACTTCATGGTTGGAACAGCTTTTGCCAATATCACCTGTCAGCTAATTGTTTGCCAAATGAGCAGCACACGGTGCCCGACTTTGAACTGGTTGCTGCTTCCTCTCTTCTTGGTTGTGGCAGCAGTGAACATAGGCGCAGTGGCCTCCCACCTCGAGAGTCTTCTCCTCTACGCGCTCACGGCAGCCTTCACTCTTGCTCACATCCACTACGGAGTACAAGTGGTGAAGCAGCTGAGCAGCCATTTTCAGATTTACCCCTTTTCATTGAGGAAACCAAACTCAGATTGACTAGGAATGGAAGAGAAGAATGTCGGCCTGTAATCTCCAGGAAGTGCTGTAAATAATGCCTGTAAATATCCCATCCATCACCACTGAACTCAACTGCTCTGCCTGACAGCTGTGGGAGCGCAATGTGTGGCGTGTGGACAGCAGGAGTGAACATGGTCT
This DNA window, taken from Chionomys nivalis chromosome 23, mChiNiv1.1, whole genome shotgun sequence, encodes the following:
- the LOC130865356 gene encoding ethanolaminephosphotransferase 1-like; amino-acid sequence: MAGYEYMSPEQLAGFDKYKYSALDTNPLSLYVMHPFWNTIVKVFPAWLAPNLITFSGFLLVVFNFLLLTYFDPVFYASAPGHKHVPDWVWIVVGILNFVAYTLDGVDGKQACRTNSSTPLGELFDHGLDSWSCVYFVVTVYSIFGRGPTGVSVFVLYLLLWVVLFSFILSHWEKYNTGVLFLPWGYDISQVTISFVYIVTAVLGVEAWYEPFLFNFLYRDLFTAMIIGCALCVTLPMSLVNFFRSYKSNTLKHNSIYEVMVPFFSPCLLFTLSTVWVLRSPSDILEIHPRIFYFMVGTAFANITCQLIVCQMSSTRCPTLNWLLLPLFLVVAAVNIGAVASHLESLLLYALTAAFTLAHIHYGVQVVKQLSSHFQIYPFSLRKPNSDULGMEEKNVGL